The Mercurialis annua linkage group LG2, ddMerAnnu1.2, whole genome shotgun sequence genome contains a region encoding:
- the LOC126668000 gene encoding protein MAIN-LIKE 2-like gives MEEVEIIVEKNEQIIVSSTNSNPISRTAYFLNPTHASTQPPIPKTPSSLSCAIEFETCPLKVSYNGWKYPTEKWKSWVHRMEAIHRSVWKRAGIYDAVMSSVCCIKRDDGLMMGLAQKWCPETNTFVFPWAEATITLEDVMILGGFFVLGSPIFPCSLESNELEEIEKKLNEARNELGRGSSHKASTAGWMNMFMFSDNEIEHEAFLSYWLATFVFYDSERILNAQVFPIAIRLAKGEIVALAPPVLASIYRDLGLLKATLLSVSEIETTENCSDVLTLTLWSPFHLVQLWAWERFPAFRKNPNFVKNGEPRSALWHNVKIKKVRNVKLALDSAANTFWWRPYTTRSDSSYLPNIYKEKAEWKDLETNPELFQMALCLRISELVGLSCVEQYLPHRVARQFGLDQDIPSEIVRPNEFPELAWINYIRPFGHNAKLYVPSKFSEPGVTPQYFEWWNKQAVLGGRDMLKDAISSVVRKKRSSRGRSKWVSLNCHIRDSYEVFKPAIEEMMRSCEIKSVDNKVFGGLEEKTNGETEIPTCSTHDSTNRVEEEKETSTKTFEIPGLELEDRISVLEKAIAKLKAERFGSNCC, from the coding sequence ATGGAAGAGGTTGAGATTATAGTTGAAAAGAATGAACAGATAATAGTATCATCTACCAATTCCAATCCAATCTCAAGAACTGCTTATTTCTTGAATCCTACTCATGCTTCTACTCAACCTCCAATACCCAAAACCCCATCTTCTTTGTCTTGTGCTATTGAGTTTGAAACATGTCCTCTGAAAGTCAGCTACAATGGCTGGAAATACCCAACTGAGAAATGGAAATCATGGGTTCATCGTATGGAAGCCATACACAGATCTGTGTGGAAAAGAGCTGGCATTTATGATGCTGTCATGAGCTCTGTTTGCTGTATTAAAAGAGATGATGGTTTAATGATGGGTCTTGCACAAAAATGGTGTCCTGAAACTAACACATTTGTCTTCCCTTGGGCAGAGGCCACTATTACACTCGAAGATGTCATGATTTTGGGTGGCTTCTTCGTTTTGGGTTCGCCTATTTTTCCATGTTCACTCGAAAGCAATGAGCTTGAAGAAATCGAAAAGAAGCTGAATGAAGCGAGAAATGAACTTGGGAGAGGTTCGTCGCATAAAGCGTCTACAGCCGGTTGGATGAATATGTTTATGTTTAGTGACAATGAGATTGAGCATGAAGCTTTTCTTTCGTATTGGTTAGCAACGTTTGTTTTTTATGATTCTGAACGAATTCTTAATGCTCAGGTTTTTCCTATTGCTATTCGTTTAGCCAAAGGCGAAATTGTTGCACTTGCTCCACCGGTTCTAGCTAGTATTTATAGGGATTTGGGTTTGTTAAAAGCAACTCTTTTATCTGTTTCTGAGATTGAAACAACTGAAAATTGTTCTGATGTTTTGACTCTTACGCTCTGGTCACCTTTCCATTTGGTTCAACTCTGGGCATGGGAAAGATTTCCAGCATTCCGTAAAAACCCGAATTTCGTCAAGAATGGCGAACCGAGATCAGCTCTATGGCACAATGTGAAAATCAAGAAAGTCAGAAATGTAAAGTTAGCTTTGGATTCAGCAGCAAACACTTTTTGGTGGAGGCCTTACACTACTCGGTCAGACAGTTCATATTTGCCTAATATTTATAAGGAAAAAGCTGAATGGAAAGATTTGGAAACTAATCCTGAGTTGTTCCAAATGGCTCTGTGCTTGAGAATTTCTGAGCTAGTTGGTTTAAGTTGTGTTGAGCAATATCTTCCTCATAGAGTGGCAAGGCAATTCGGACTGGATCAGGATATCCCTAGTGAAATTGTTAGACCAAATGAATTTCCAGAACTTGCTTGGATTAACTACATTAGGCCATTTGGTCATAACGCCAAATTGTATGTTCCGTCTAAATTTTCCGAGCCTGGTGTTACTCCTCAGTACTTTGAATGGTGGAACAAACAAGCTGTGTTAGGTGGGCGCGATATGCTTAAGGATGCAATCAGTAGTGTTGTGAGAAAGAAAAGAAGCTCGAGAGGAAGATCAAAATGGGTATCTCTCAACTGTCATATAAGAGACTCTTATGAGGTTTTTAAACCAGCAATTGAGGAGATGATGAGATCTTGTGAGATAAAGAGTGTTGATAACAAGGTTTTTGGTGGTCTGGAAGAGAAAACTAATGGTGAAACCGAGATTCCTACATGCAGTACTCATGACAGTACGAATAGagttgaagaagaaaaagaaaccaGCACCAAAACTTTTGAGATACCAGGATTAGAACTCGAAGATCGGATTTCCGTACTTGAGAAAGCTATTGCCAAGCTGAAAGCTGAAAGATTTGGAAGCAATTGTTGCTAA
- the LOC126668001 gene encoding probable serine/threonine-protein kinase PBL23 isoform X2 — translation MNCFTCCLSEQKLSRRSLKKSIKEYHDTKTLASFANISFKSDSSRRKYITDEIKKIGKGNISADIFTFRDLSIATKNFNPENLLGEGGFGRVYKGKMEKTNQVVAVKQLDRNGFQGNREFLVEVLMLSLLHHTNLVNLVGYCADGEQRILVYDFMPNGSLEDHLLAPGRKALDWKTRMKIAEGAARGLEYLHENANPPVIYRDFKASNILLNENFDPKLSDFGLAKLGPTGDKTHVSTRVMGTYGYCAPEYALTGQLTTKSDVYSFGVVFLEIITGRRVIDNSRPTEEQNLVTWATPLFKDKRKFVLMADPLLEGRYPLKALYQALAVAAMCLQEEAATRPLMSDVVTAIEYLAVKKGDMDFDEIIDDHNNT, via the exons ATGAACTGCTTTACATGCTGCTTGTCTGAACAGAAACTCAGCAGAAGGTCTTTGAAGAAAAGCATTAAGGAATATCATGACACCAAAACTTTAGCCTCATTTGCTAATATCTCCTTCAAAAGTG ATAGCAGCAGGAGAAAATACATAACTGATGAAATAAAGAAAATTGGAAAAGGAAATATATCTGCTGACATTTTCACATTTCGAGACTTATCGATAGCAACTAAAAACTTCAACCCTGAAAATCTTCTTGGAGAAGGTGGTTTTGGAAGGGTCTATAAAGGAAAGATGGAAAAAACAAATCAA GTTGTCGCTGTGAAGCAACTCGACAGAAACGGATTCCAAGGGAACAGAGAATTTCTTGTAGAAGTTTTGATGTTGAGTCTTCTTCATCACACTAATCTTGTTAATCTTGTTGGATATTGTGCTGATGGTGAACAAAGGATTTTAGTCTATGATTTCATGCCTAATGGCTCTCTTGAAGATCACCTTCTTG CACCAGGGAGAAAGGCTTTGGATTGGAAAACAAGGATGAAAATAGCAGAAGGAGCAGCAAGAGGACTTGAGTACCTGCATGAAAATGCAAATCCACCAGTAATATACCGCGATTTCAAAGCATCAAACATATTATTAAACGAAAATTTTGACCCAAAGCTGTCAGATTTTGGCCTGGCAAAGCTCGGTCCAACAGGCGACAAGACTCATGTTTCCACAAGAGTGATGGGAACTTATGGCTATTGTGCACCTGAATATGCATTGACAGGACAATTGACAACAAAATCTGATGTCTATAGCTTTGGGGTGGTGTTCTTGGAAATAATCACAGGCAGACGAGTCATCGATAACTCGAGACCAACAGAAGAACAAAATCTAGTTACTTGG GCAACACCATTATTCAAAGACAAAAGGAAGTTTGTATTAATGGCAGATCCATTATTAGAAGGAAGGTACCCATTAAAGGCTCTGTATCAAGCACTTGCAGTTGCAGCAATGTGTCTACAAGAAGAAGCAGCAACTCGGCCGTTAATGAGTGATGTTGTGACTGCTATTGAATATTTGGCAGTAAAAAAAGGAGATATGGATTTTGATGAAATAATTGATGATCATAATAATACATAG
- the LOC126668001 gene encoding probable serine/threonine-protein kinase PBL23 isoform X1, giving the protein MNCFTCCLSEQKLSRRSLKKSIKEYHDTKTLASFANISFKSDSSRRKYITDEIKKIGKGNISADIFTFRDLSIATKNFNPENLLGEGGFGRVYKGKMEKTNQVVAVKQLDRNGFQGNREFLVEVLMLSLLHHTNLVNLVGYCADGEQRILVYDFMPNGSLEDHLLDLAPGRKALDWKTRMKIAEGAARGLEYLHENANPPVIYRDFKASNILLNENFDPKLSDFGLAKLGPTGDKTHVSTRVMGTYGYCAPEYALTGQLTTKSDVYSFGVVFLEIITGRRVIDNSRPTEEQNLVTWATPLFKDKRKFVLMADPLLEGRYPLKALYQALAVAAMCLQEEAATRPLMSDVVTAIEYLAVKKGDMDFDEIIDDHNNT; this is encoded by the exons ATGAACTGCTTTACATGCTGCTTGTCTGAACAGAAACTCAGCAGAAGGTCTTTGAAGAAAAGCATTAAGGAATATCATGACACCAAAACTTTAGCCTCATTTGCTAATATCTCCTTCAAAAGTG ATAGCAGCAGGAGAAAATACATAACTGATGAAATAAAGAAAATTGGAAAAGGAAATATATCTGCTGACATTTTCACATTTCGAGACTTATCGATAGCAACTAAAAACTTCAACCCTGAAAATCTTCTTGGAGAAGGTGGTTTTGGAAGGGTCTATAAAGGAAAGATGGAAAAAACAAATCAA GTTGTCGCTGTGAAGCAACTCGACAGAAACGGATTCCAAGGGAACAGAGAATTTCTTGTAGAAGTTTTGATGTTGAGTCTTCTTCATCACACTAATCTTGTTAATCTTGTTGGATATTGTGCTGATGGTGAACAAAGGATTTTAGTCTATGATTTCATGCCTAATGGCTCTCTTGAAGATCACCTTCTTG attTAGCACCAGGGAGAAAGGCTTTGGATTGGAAAACAAGGATGAAAATAGCAGAAGGAGCAGCAAGAGGACTTGAGTACCTGCATGAAAATGCAAATCCACCAGTAATATACCGCGATTTCAAAGCATCAAACATATTATTAAACGAAAATTTTGACCCAAAGCTGTCAGATTTTGGCCTGGCAAAGCTCGGTCCAACAGGCGACAAGACTCATGTTTCCACAAGAGTGATGGGAACTTATGGCTATTGTGCACCTGAATATGCATTGACAGGACAATTGACAACAAAATCTGATGTCTATAGCTTTGGGGTGGTGTTCTTGGAAATAATCACAGGCAGACGAGTCATCGATAACTCGAGACCAACAGAAGAACAAAATCTAGTTACTTGG GCAACACCATTATTCAAAGACAAAAGGAAGTTTGTATTAATGGCAGATCCATTATTAGAAGGAAGGTACCCATTAAAGGCTCTGTATCAAGCACTTGCAGTTGCAGCAATGTGTCTACAAGAAGAAGCAGCAACTCGGCCGTTAATGAGTGATGTTGTGACTGCTATTGAATATTTGGCAGTAAAAAAAGGAGATATGGATTTTGATGAAATAATTGATGATCATAATAATACATAG
- the LOC126668002 gene encoding vacuolar protein sorting-associated protein 22 homolog 1, giving the protein MRRRPGIGGLQTAAAARDQYRLLGENVAKLRTDLMKEQLSTFRSQLQDFARKHKNDIRKNPTFRAQFHDMCAKVGVDPLASNKGFWAELLGIGDFYYELGVQIVEICLATRPHNGGLINLQELCTLLRQKRKSDREAVSEDDCLRAISKLKILGSGFEVISVGKRKLVRSVPTELNKDHNEILELAQAQGFVTVDEVERRLSWTSGRAIDALDTLLDEGLAMIDDGHSDGKRRYWFPCVSSISSSVGA; this is encoded by the exons ATGAGAAGGAGACCTGGAATTGGCGGGTTACAAACCGCCGCTGCTGCTAGG GATCAATACCGATTACTAGGTGAAAATGTAGCCAAGTTAAGAACTGATCTTATGAAAGAACAGCTCTCCACTTTTCGTTCTCAGCTTCAAGATTTTGCCCGTAAACATAAG AATGATATTCGAAAGAACCCGACTTTTAGAGCTCAATTTCATGACATGTGTGCTAAAGTGGGAGTGGATCCTTTGGCCTCTAATAAAGGTTTTTGGGCGGAGCTGCTAGGGATTGGCGATTTCTATTATGAACTTG GAGTACAAATTGTTGAAATATGCTTGGCAACAAGACCCCACAATGGAGGTTTGATCAACCTGCAGGAACTTTGCACTCTACTTCGCCAGAAACGAAAAAGTGACCGCGAAGCAGTTTCTGAGGATGACTGTTTGCGTGCCATAAGTAAGCTTAAG ATACTAGGGAGCGGTTTTGAGGTGATTTCTGTTGGAAAAAGAAAGCTTGTTCGGTCTGTTCCAACTGAATTAAACAAAGACCATAATGAAATTTTAGAGCTGGCTCAG GCTCAAGGCTTTGTGACTGTTGATGAGGTTGAGAGGCGACTTTCTTGGACATCTGGTCGTGCCATTGATGCTCTTGATACCTTATTAGAT GAGGGTCTTGCGATGATTGATGATGGTCACAGTGATGGAAAACGCCGCTATTGGTTTCCTTGTGTCTCTTCCATATCTTCTTCAGTAGGGGCCTGA